A single Fusobacterium hominis DNA region contains:
- a CDS encoding MotA/TolQ/ExbB proton channel family protein, with translation MYNYFIEGGVMMWLLAVLSILGLGTILERTAYFWKNEKKTTPEFKENIIRLVRDGHEDEAIVLCDSINNSVSRTVKAILLAYQNENDMYESKEKLMKEKALEQIEGLEKRLSILGVVAYISPMAGLLGTVLGMIKSFKAIAMQGAGDPNVVASGISEALVTTAAGLLIAIPAIIAYQTFNRKVNKIMLEIEKTSTALINIKDNRGDERK, from the coding sequence ATGTACAATTATTTTATTGAAGGTGGAGTGATGATGTGGCTTTTAGCTGTATTGTCAATCTTAGGTTTAGGAACTATATTAGAAAGGACAGCTTATTTCTGGAAAAATGAAAAGAAAACAACTCCAGAATTTAAAGAAAATATAATTAGACTTGTAAGAGATGGGCATGAAGATGAGGCAATAGTTTTATGTGATAGTATTAATAACTCTGTATCAAGAACAGTTAAGGCAATTTTACTTGCGTATCAAAATGAAAATGATATGTATGAGAGTAAAGAAAAACTTATGAAAGAAAAAGCTTTAGAACAAATTGAAGGACTTGAAAAAAGATTATCTATATTAGGTGTAGTTGCATATATTTCACCAATGGCAGGACTATTAGGAACAGTTTTAGGAATGATTAAATCATTTAAAGCAATTGCTATGCAAGGAGCAGGAGATCCTAATGTTGTTGCAAGTGGAATATCTGAAGCTCTAGTAACCACAGCAGCAGGATTACTGATCGCAATTCCAGCAATTATTGCTTATCAAACTTTTAATAGAAAAGTAAATAAAATAATGTTAGAAATAGAAAAAACATCTACAGCATTAATCAATATAAAAGATAATAGAGGAGATGAAAGAAAATAA
- a CDS encoding ATP-dependent nuclease — protein sequence MYLKKLKIKNWQCIKETYIEFENLMLFIGQSNSGKTSIMAAIMYFLGFRNFRPRDIRNGSKFTILEGRFYNSKQNSYFIDGKEYRDRNFWVKIVKDSNRKEQYFYRCSSPWREICEEEYNNIMKLTQVMYIPTISEKEETQYFVRCLLKNIDTSKIDESASLNKVINIFKELNSDYTSHGLYRNLIFEIICEIAYQSQKIGHSILKDTLLIFEEPELYLHPQREKELFSCLNTITKLGAQIYVTTHSSNFVSLYKYRSICIIRNNLQNGSRVFQYKGKLFYGDEIKNFNMNYWINPDRSELFFAKKVILVEGQTDKIVLGYLAKKLGVYKYDYSIVECGSKSLIPQFIKLLNIFKIPYVAIYDKDNHYWRTQEELEHSNERNKIIQRAINPKIGYYIEFENDIEEEIYTEKRERRNYKNKPFYALKTVSSEEYHISNSFKKKILRIFS from the coding sequence ATGTATTTAAAAAAGTTAAAAATTAAAAATTGGCAGTGTATCAAAGAAACATATATAGAATTTGAAAACCTTATGCTTTTTATAGGGCAAAGTAATAGCGGTAAAACAAGTATTATGGCTGCTATTATGTACTTTTTAGGATTTAGAAATTTTAGACCACGAGATATTAGAAATGGTAGCAAATTTACAATATTAGAAGGTAGATTTTATAATTCTAAGCAAAACTCATATTTTATAGATGGAAAAGAATATAGAGATAGAAATTTTTGGGTAAAAATTGTAAAAGATAGTAATAGAAAAGAACAATATTTTTATAGATGTTCAAGTCCTTGGAGAGAAATTTGTGAAGAAGAATATAATAATATTATGAAACTAACTCAAGTAATGTATATACCTACAATATCAGAAAAAGAAGAAACTCAGTATTTTGTTCGTTGTTTACTAAAAAATATAGATACAAGTAAAATTGATGAAAGTGCATCATTAAATAAAGTTATTAATATTTTCAAAGAATTAAACAGTGATTATACAAGTCATGGCTTATATAGAAATTTAATATTTGAAATTATTTGTGAAATAGCATATCAATCACAAAAGATTGGTCATTCAATACTCAAAGATACATTATTAATTTTTGAAGAGCCAGAGTTATATTTACATCCACAAAGAGAAAAAGAACTATTTTCATGTTTAAATACAATAACTAAATTAGGTGCACAAATTTATGTCACAACTCATTCTAGTAATTTTGTTAGCTTATATAAGTATAGATCAATTTGTATTATAAGAAATAATTTACAAAATGGAAGTAGAGTTTTTCAATATAAGGGAAAACTTTTTTATGGAGATGAAATAAAAAACTTTAACATGAACTATTGGATAAATCCGGATAGAAGTGAGCTTTTCTTTGCAAAAAAAGTAATTTTAGTAGAAGGGCAAACAGATAAGATAGTATTAGGATATTTAGCAAAAAAATTAGGAGTTTATAAATATGATTATTCAATAGTAGAATGTGGTAGCAAAAGTTTAATACCACAGTTTATAAAACTTCTAAATATATTTAAAATTCCATATGTAGCGATATATGATAAGGATAATCATTATTGGAGAACTCAAGAAGAATTAGAACATTCAAATGAAAGAAATAAGATAATTCAAAGAGCCATTAATCCTAAAATTGGTTATTATATAGAATTTGAAAACGATATTGAAGAAGAGATCTATACGGAAAAAAGAGAGAGAAGAAATTATAAAAATAAACCATTTTATGCTTTAAAAACAGTAAGTTCTGAAGAGTATCATATTTCTAATAGTTTTAAGAAAAAAATACTTAGAATATTTTCTTAA
- a CDS encoding murein L,D-transpeptidase catalytic domain family protein — MIKKILLGLTFFSTFAFAGTFDTDSQIKSLYEQLQLQNKLNYSTFQKAIKGYNKIQNKKEGKITIVDFSKPSTEERFFVIDLNNRKVDYSTYVAHGKNTGALSAIKFSNVANSFQSSLGFYLTSNPYQGNNGYSLRLNGLEPGINSNALKRNIVVHGADYATKEFIQKYGFLGRSLGCPAIPTNISKEVIDYIKGGTVLYINGNDSNYFEKSVYASL, encoded by the coding sequence ATGATCAAAAAAATACTTTTAGGTTTAACTTTTTTCAGTACTTTTGCTTTTGCTGGAACATTTGACACAGACAGTCAAATAAAATCCCTTTATGAGCAGCTTCAACTTCAAAACAAACTTAACTATTCCACATTTCAAAAAGCTATCAAAGGGTACAATAAAATTCAAAATAAAAAGGAAGGTAAAATCACTATTGTTGATTTCTCTAAACCTTCAACTGAAGAGCGATTCTTCGTCATAGATTTAAACAACAGAAAAGTAGATTACTCAACATATGTAGCACATGGTAAAAATACTGGTGCTCTGTCTGCAATAAAATTTTCCAATGTTGCAAATTCATTTCAAAGTTCCTTGGGCTTTTACCTTACATCAAATCCTTATCAAGGCAACAACGGCTATTCACTCAGATTAAATGGACTAGAACCCGGAATAAACTCAAATGCATTAAAAAGAAATATAGTTGTTCATGGTGCTGATTATGCAACTAAAGAATTTATCCAAAAATATGGATTTCTTGGTAGAAGTTTAGGATGTCCTGCAATTCCAACAAATATTTCAAAAGAAGTTATTGATTACATAAAAGGTGGAACTGTTCTTTACATAAATGGAAATGATTCTAATTATTTTGAAAAAAGTGTATATGCATCATTGTAA
- a CDS encoding MgtC/SapB family protein yields the protein MNSFSDVLTLQEISIRILMAIFIGGVIGYERGHQNRPAGFRTHILVCLGAAIVSMVQDQLRINIYNYAVSHPEAAQVIKTDLGRIGAQVVSGIGFLGAGTIMRDKGVIGGLTTAASIWTTGCLGLGIGWGFYNLAIPAVIAVIIVLVILKKLEVILIEKKHIVKVEVQFKPDVNFGQALIKNYETLKEMNVQLKKLDKNYDEKKAIYTLILTNQMNQFDIVAELSVCEYVAQVIV from the coding sequence ATGAACAGTTTCAGTGATGTATTAACTTTACAAGAGATAAGCATTAGAATATTAATGGCAATTTTTATAGGTGGAGTAATTGGTTATGAACGTGGACATCAAAATCGTCCTGCAGGTTTTAGAACTCATATATTAGTTTGTCTTGGAGCAGCTATAGTTTCTATGGTACAAGATCAACTTAGAATTAATATATATAATTATGCAGTGTCTCATCCTGAGGCAGCTCAAGTTATAAAAACAGACCTGGGAAGAATAGGAGCTCAAGTAGTTAGTGGAATTGGATTTTTAGGTGCTGGAACAATAATGAGAGATAAAGGTGTAATAGGAGGACTGACTACTGCAGCTTCAATTTGGACAACAGGTTGCTTAGGACTTGGAATAGGTTGGGGATTTTATAATCTTGCAATCCCAGCTGTAATTGCTGTTATAATAGTATTAGTTATTCTAAAAAAATTAGAAGTTATTTTGATTGAAAAGAAACATATAGTTAAAGTTGAAGTACAATTTAAACCAGATGTTAATTTTGGTCAAGCTCTTATAAAAAATTATGAAACATTAAAAGAAATGAATGTCCAATTAAAAAAATTAGATAAAAACTATGATGAAAAGAAAGCTATATATACCTTAATTTTGACTAATCAGATGAACCAATTTGATATAGTTGCAGAGTTATCAGTTTGTGAATATGTAGCTCAAGTAATAGTTTAA
- a CDS encoding alanine/glycine:cation symporter family protein: MIDNIELILTTINKWLWGRWLVYILLSLGVLYTFTNGFVQFRHFKFIIRKTLIDSFINRNIDKGSGSLSTFKAMMVTLAGNVGGGNVVGVATAIAAGGMGAVFWMWVAACFGMALKYGEIILSQLYRGKDSEGNLLSGPMYYIRDGLKAPWLGVVIAILMCVKMMGANLVQSNTISGILATNYNVPTWLTGVVLICFLMAIILGGLKRIANLATSLVPSMSIFYIVVGVLVIILNIHQVPHIIAEIFTEAFSFKAVAGGTGGFVIARAMQFGIARGMYSNEAGEGTAPFAHGCAIVDHPCEEGIAGVAEVFVDTIVICSITALVVGVTGIYKTDTTATVMAINAFGTVWSPLKHIATFALLIFCFTTLMGQWFNAAKSFTYAFGPKVTDKVKYVFPFLCIVGAVTKINLVWTIQDIAMGLVIIPNLIALLILFPQVSAQTKDYFSNPKFYPGAKKKKD, encoded by the coding sequence ATGATTGACAACATTGAACTTATATTGACAACGATTAATAAATGGTTATGGGGAAGATGGCTTGTTTATATTCTTCTTTCTCTAGGAGTATTATATACTTTTACAAATGGATTTGTGCAGTTTAGACATTTTAAATTTATCATAAGAAAAACATTAATCGATTCTTTTATTAATAGGAATATTGATAAGGGATCAGGATCACTTTCTACATTTAAAGCTATGATGGTTACATTAGCAGGAAATGTTGGTGGAGGAAACGTTGTTGGAGTTGCTACTGCTATTGCTGCTGGAGGAATGGGAGCAGTATTTTGGATGTGGGTTGCAGCTTGTTTTGGAATGGCATTAAAATATGGTGAAATTATCTTATCTCAATTATATCGTGGAAAAGACTCAGAAGGAAATCTTTTAAGTGGTCCCATGTATTATATAAGAGATGGATTAAAAGCTCCATGGCTAGGGGTAGTTATAGCTATATTAATGTGTGTTAAGATGATGGGAGCTAACTTAGTTCAATCAAATACAATTTCTGGTATTTTAGCAACAAATTATAATGTACCTACTTGGTTAACAGGAGTTGTATTAATATGTTTCTTAATGGCAATTATATTAGGTGGATTAAAAAGAATAGCTAATCTTGCTACTTCTTTAGTTCCATCAATGTCTATTTTTTATATTGTTGTTGGAGTATTAGTTATTATATTAAATATTCATCAAGTTCCTCATATTATAGCTGAAATATTTACAGAAGCTTTTTCATTTAAAGCAGTAGCTGGTGGAACAGGTGGATTTGTAATAGCAAGAGCTATGCAATTTGGTATTGCTCGTGGAATGTATTCTAATGAGGCTGGAGAAGGAACTGCACCATTTGCTCATGGTTGTGCAATAGTAGATCATCCATGTGAAGAAGGAATAGCAGGAGTTGCAGAAGTATTTGTAGATACTATAGTAATTTGCTCGATAACAGCTTTAGTTGTTGGAGTAACAGGAATATATAAGACAGATACAACAGCAACAGTTATGGCAATTAATGCTTTTGGAACTGTATGGAGTCCACTAAAACATATTGCAACATTTGCTCTATTAATTTTCTGTTTTACAACTTTAATGGGACAATGGTTTAATGCTGCAAAAAGTTTTACTTATGCATTTGGACCTAAGGTTACAGATAAAGTAAAATATGTATTCCCATTTTTATGTATAGTTGGAGCAGTAACAAAAATAAACCTTGTGTGGACAATTCAAGATATTGCTATGGGACTTGTAATTATTCCAAACTTAATAGCATTATTGATTTTATTCCCTCAAGTATCTGCACAAACTAAGGATTATTTTTCAAATCCTAAATTCTACCCAGGTGCAAAAAAGAAAAAAGATTAG
- a CDS encoding glycerophosphodiester phosphodiesterase has translation MTKNFAHRGFSGKYPENTMLAFEKAIAEGVDGIELDVQLTKDGEVVIIHDEKIDRTTDGEGYVVDYTYEELSKFDASYIYRGKMGFNKIPTLREYFELVKDLDIITNIELKTGINEYLGIEEKVWDLIQEFKLQDKIIISSFNHFSVMRMKKIAPNMKYGFLSEDWIIDAGKYTHSHGIQCYHPRFNNLIPEVIEELKSYGLEINTWTVNLESDMRYLISHKIDVIIGNYPDLAKKIINENK, from the coding sequence ATGACAAAAAACTTTGCACATCGTGGATTTAGTGGAAAATATCCAGAAAATACTATGTTAGCTTTTGAAAAAGCCATAGCAGAAGGTGTAGATGGGATTGAACTAGACGTTCAACTTACAAAAGACGGAGAAGTTGTTATTATTCATGATGAAAAAATTGATAGAACAACTGATGGAGAAGGTTATGTAGTAGATTATACTTATGAAGAATTATCCAAATTTGATGCTTCCTATATATACAGAGGAAAAATGGGATTTAATAAAATACCAACATTGAGAGAATATTTTGAATTAGTAAAAGATCTAGATATCATAACAAATATTGAATTAAAAACTGGAATAAACGAATACTTGGGAATTGAAGAAAAAGTGTGGGATTTAATACAAGAGTTTAAACTACAAGATAAGATCATTATATCAAGTTTCAATCATTTTTCAGTTATGAGAATGAAAAAAATAGCACCAAATATGAAGTATGGATTTTTATCTGAAGACTGGATAATTGATGCAGGAAAATATACACATTCTCATGGCATTCAATGTTATCATCCAAGATTTAATAATCTAATTCCAGAAGTTATTGAAGAGTTAAAATCTTATGGGTTAGAAATAAATACTTGGACAGTAAATTTAGAATCTGATATGAGATATTTAATATCACATAAAATAGATGTGATTATTGGAAATTATCCAGATTTAGCTAAAAAAATCATAAATGAAAACAAATAA
- a CDS encoding ATP-binding cassette domain-containing protein, whose amino-acid sequence MIELLNLDESKIEKMVILPGINKLGEKENFDKLVISKGDIIAIVGPTGSGKSRLLADIEWGAQGDTPTKREILINGKVMSRRERFSAENKLVAQLSQNMNFVMDLTVFEFLELHAKSRMIENEKEIIDKIFTKANELAGEKFKLDTPVTSLSGGQSRALMIADTAILSRSPIVLIDEIENAGIDRKKALDLLVGEEKIVLMATHDPLLALMGNKRVIIQNGGIYKVMDITEDERKILKDLEKLDNIIQSTRNKLRYGQKLDLDLEKELQK is encoded by the coding sequence ATGATAGAACTATTAAATCTTGATGAAAGTAAAATTGAAAAAATGGTTATTTTACCAGGGATTAATAAATTAGGTGAAAAAGAAAATTTTGATAAGTTAGTAATATCAAAAGGGGATATTATAGCAATAGTAGGACCTACAGGAAGTGGAAAGAGTAGACTTTTAGCAGATATTGAGTGGGGAGCTCAAGGGGATACTCCAACTAAAAGAGAGATACTTATAAATGGAAAAGTTATGAGTCGAAGAGAGAGGTTTTCAGCTGAAAATAAATTAGTTGCACAGTTATCTCAAAATATGAATTTTGTTATGGATTTGACTGTATTTGAATTTTTAGAATTACATGCTAAAAGTAGAATGATTGAAAATGAAAAAGAGATAATAGACAAAATTTTTACAAAAGCAAATGAACTAGCAGGAGAGAAATTTAAATTAGATACACCAGTAACAAGTCTTAGTGGAGGGCAATCTAGAGCTCTTATGATAGCAGATACAGCTATTTTAAGTAGATCACCTATAGTTCTTATAGATGAAATTGAAAATGCAGGAATAGATAGAAAAAAAGCCCTAGATCTTTTAGTTGGTGAAGAAAAAATCGTACTTATGGCAACACATGATCCGTTGTTAGCACTTATGGGAAATAAAAGAGTTATTATTCAAAATGGTGGTATATATAAAGTTATGGATATAACAGAAGATGAAAGAAAAATATTAAAAGATCTTGAAAAATTAGATAATATTATTCAAAGCACTAGAAACAAGTTAAGATATGGACAGAAATTAGACTTAGATTTGGAAAAAGAACTTCAAAAATAG
- a CDS encoding GTP-binding protein: protein MNLITISGPPSSGKTSLILKTIESLKNRNIKAGVVKFDCLYTDDDKLYEKNGIPVKKGLSGSLCPDHYFVSNIEEVVKWGVEEELDILITESAGLCNRCSPYIKNIKAVCVIDNLSGINTPKKIGPMLKMADIVVITKGDIVSQAEREVFASRVVSVNPRAEVIHVNGLNGQGAYEFGMLLCEGNEYLTSLKGKELRFPMPSALCSYCLGETRIGEEHQMGNVRKIDLGCKGGCNG from the coding sequence ATGAATTTAATAACAATATCAGGACCGCCATCATCTGGAAAAACATCACTTATATTAAAGACAATAGAGAGTTTAAAAAATAGAAATATAAAAGCTGGTGTAGTTAAATTTGATTGTTTATATACTGATGATGATAAGCTTTATGAAAAAAATGGAATACCAGTAAAAAAAGGACTTTCAGGATCTTTATGTCCAGACCATTATTTTGTAAGTAATATAGAAGAAGTTGTAAAATGGGGAGTAGAAGAGGAATTAGATATATTAATAACAGAAAGTGCTGGACTTTGTAATAGATGTTCTCCCTATATAAAGAATATAAAGGCTGTATGTGTAATTGATAATTTAAGTGGAATAAATACACCTAAAAAAATAGGACCAATGTTAAAAATGGCTGATATAGTAGTTATAACAAAAGGAGATATTGTATCTCAAGCTGAAAGAGAAGTTTTTGCTTCTAGAGTGGTATCAGTTAATCCAAGGGCAGAAGTTATACATGTAAATGGATTAAATGGACAAGGAGCTTATGAATTTGGAATGTTACTATGTGAAGGGAATGAATATTTAACAAGTTTAAAGGGAAAAGAGTTAAGATTTCCAATGCCTTCTGCTTTATGCTCATATTGTTTGGGCGAAACAAGAATTGGTGAAGAACATCAAATGGGAAATGTAAGAAAAATAGATTTAGGATGTAAAGGAGGATGTAATGGATAG
- a CDS encoding ABC transporter substrate-binding protein, with translation MKYIDENMKIVEICNRYPELIEIFEKYGIKNLYLEATIKILGNMTLKNILISKKINVDTFVNMLNNYLNENRNDVDITTKGSSEGEITVTGLLPCPIRIPLLEKFNEFLKVNKELSVKYELKAASAGLEWLKKDVIEANHPEKLADIFISAGFDLFFEDKLMGKFKKEKIFKDITGIKTYNKDFENERIWLKDPDGDYSMLGVVPAVFLVNKAVLGNREIPNTWADILSGKFEKSVSLPISDFDLFNSILISINQRYGENGVKALGKALLKNLHPSQMVKSDKMKEDVPAITIMPYFFTKMIKEDGPMTAIWPEDGAIISPIFMLTKKAKEDKIKKIVDFLSGKDVGEVLSHQGLFPSINPEVDNKLEGKKFMWCGWDYIHNNNIGDVLTNCKNLFFESAKEE, from the coding sequence ATGAAATATATAGATGAAAATATGAAGATTGTAGAAATATGTAATAGATATCCTGAGTTAATAGAGATTTTTGAAAAATATGGAATAAAAAATTTATATTTAGAGGCAACGATTAAAATACTTGGAAATATGACTTTAAAAAACATATTGATTAGTAAAAAGATAAATGTGGACACATTTGTAAATATGTTAAATAACTACTTAAATGAAAATAGAAATGATGTAGATATTACAACAAAAGGTAGTAGTGAAGGTGAAATTACAGTAACTGGTTTGTTGCCTTGTCCAATAAGAATCCCTCTTTTAGAAAAATTTAATGAATTTTTAAAAGTAAATAAAGAGTTAAGTGTAAAATATGAGCTCAAAGCAGCATCAGCAGGATTAGAATGGCTAAAAAAAGATGTAATAGAAGCAAATCATCCAGAAAAATTAGCTGATATATTTATTTCAGCTGGATTTGATCTTTTCTTTGAAGACAAATTGATGGGAAAATTTAAAAAAGAAAAAATTTTTAAAGATATAACAGGAATAAAGACATACAATAAAGATTTTGAAAATGAGAGGATATGGCTAAAAGATCCTGATGGAGATTATTCTATGTTAGGTGTGGTACCAGCAGTATTTTTAGTAAATAAAGCTGTGTTAGGAAATAGAGAAATTCCTAATACATGGGCAGATATTTTGAGTGGAAAATTTGAAAAATCAGTAAGTTTACCAATTTCAGACTTTGATTTATTTAACTCTATATTGATAAGTATAAATCAAAGATATGGAGAAAATGGGGTAAAAGCATTAGGAAAAGCATTGCTAAAAAATTTACATCCATCTCAAATGGTGAAATCTGATAAAATGAAAGAAGATGTACCAGCAATAACAATAATGCCATATTTCTTCACTAAGATGATAAAAGAAGATGGCCCAATGACTGCTATTTGGCCAGAAGATGGAGCTATAATTTCACCAATATTTATGCTTACTAAAAAAGCAAAAGAAGATAAGATAAAAAAAATTGTAGACTTTTTATCTGGAAAAGATGTAGGAGAAGTTTTATCACATCAAGGCTTATTTCCTAGTATAAATCCAGAAGTAGATAATAAACTAGAAGGAAAAAAATTTATGTGGTGTGGTTGGGATTATATACACAATAATAATATTGGTGATGTATTAACTAATTGTAAAAATCTATTTTTCGAAAGTGCAAAGGAGGAGTAA
- a CDS encoding adenylosuccinate synthase, giving the protein MAGYVVVGTQWGDEGKGKIIDVLADRADYVVRFQGGNNAGHTVVVNGEKFILKLLPSGVLHGGTCIIGPGVVVDPKVLLDELASLESRGAKTDHVLISDRAHVIMPYHVKLDELKEANAGDMKIGTTKKGIGPCYADKIWRDGIRMVDLLDMDKFAKKLKYNLAAKNEIITKIYGAEPLDYDKILADYTEYANKIRHRIIDSIPVVNKALDENKLVLFEGAQALMLDINYGTYPFVTSSSPTTGGVTTGAGVSPRKIDKGIGVMKAYTTRVGEGPFVTELLGEFGEKIRQIGGEYGAVTGRPRRCGWLDLVVGRYATMINGLTDIVITKIDVLSGLGTLKICTAYEVDGKRYETVPADTEMLSRAIPIYEELPGWDEDITQIKNYEDLPENCKKYLKRIEEIVGCQISVVSVGPDRSQNIHIREI; this is encoded by the coding sequence ATGGCTGGATATGTAGTAGTAGGAACTCAATGGGGTGACGAAGGAAAAGGAAAAATAATAGATGTGTTAGCAGATAGAGCTGATTATGTTGTTAGATTCCAAGGTGGAAATAATGCAGGACATACTGTAGTAGTAAATGGAGAAAAATTTATTCTTAAATTATTACCATCTGGAGTACTTCATGGTGGAACTTGTATAATAGGACCTGGAGTAGTAGTAGATCCTAAAGTTTTATTAGATGAACTTGCATCATTAGAAAGTAGAGGAGCTAAAACAGATCACGTATTAATAAGTGATAGAGCTCATGTAATTATGCCTTATCATGTAAAACTTGATGAATTAAAAGAAGCAAATGCTGGAGATATGAAAATAGGTACTACTAAAAAAGGAATAGGACCTTGTTATGCAGATAAGATCTGGAGAGATGGGATCAGAATGGTTGATCTTCTTGACATGGATAAATTTGCTAAAAAATTAAAATATAATCTTGCAGCAAAAAATGAAATAATAACAAAAATATATGGTGCAGAACCTTTAGATTATGATAAAATTTTAGCTGATTATACAGAATATGCAAATAAAATAAGACATAGAATTATCGATTCAATTCCTGTAGTTAATAAAGCATTAGATGAAAACAAACTTGTTTTATTCGAAGGAGCACAAGCTCTAATGTTAGATATAAACTATGGAACATATCCATTTGTAACTTCTTCATCTCCAACAACTGGTGGAGTAACAACAGGAGCTGGAGTATCTCCTAGAAAAATAGATAAAGGAATAGGAGTTATGAAAGCTTACACTACTAGAGTAGGAGAAGGACCATTTGTAACTGAATTATTAGGTGAATTTGGAGAAAAAATAAGACAAATAGGTGGAGAATACGGAGCAGTAACTGGAAGACCTAGAAGATGTGGTTGGCTAGATCTAGTAGTTGGAAGATATGCAACTATGATAAATGGATTAACTGATATAGTTATTACTAAAATAGACGTATTAAGTGGATTAGGAACTTTAAAAATCTGTACGGCTTATGAAGTAGATGGAAAAAGATATGAAACTGTTCCAGCTGATACAGAAATGTTATCAAGAGCTATCCCTATTTATGAAGAACTTCCTGGTTGGGACGAAGATATAACTCAAATCAAAAACTATGAAGATTTACCAGAAAATTGTAAAAAATATCTAAAGAGAATAGAAGAAATAGTAGGATGTCAAATATCTGTTGTTTCAGTAGGACCAGATAGAAGTCAAAACATTCACATAAGAGAAATCTAA
- the trmB gene encoding tRNA (guanosine(46)-N7)-methyltransferase TrmB → MDQENIRENLWSHFFKSPKKYYNPYMYKLLDYPEYIIYDSKVMDSYKGKWNEFFKNDNPIYLEIGSGSGNFAQGMVARYPDRNHMALELRFKRLVLSARKVKRDKAQNALFLRRRGEEVLDFVAENEVDGIFVNFPDPWEENEKNRVVQESFFKILDVILKKGGIFYFKTDHDKYYQDILDLVDQLEGYEVIYCTNDLHNSEKAEQNIKTEFEQLFLCKHNKNINYIEIEKTK, encoded by the coding sequence ATGGATCAGGAGAATATAAGAGAGAATTTATGGAGTCATTTCTTTAAAAGTCCAAAGAAATATTATAATCCATACATGTATAAACTTCTTGACTATCCAGAATACATTATTTATGATAGCAAAGTAATGGATTCATATAAAGGAAAATGGAATGAATTTTTTAAAAATGATAATCCAATTTACCTTGAGATAGGATCAGGAAGTGGTAATTTTGCACAAGGAATGGTTGCTAGATACCCAGATAGAAACCATATGGCATTAGAATTAAGATTTAAAAGACTTGTTCTATCAGCTAGAAAAGTTAAAAGAGATAAAGCTCAAAATGCTCTATTTTTAAGAAGAAGAGGAGAAGAAGTTCTTGATTTTGTAGCAGAAAATGAAGTAGATGGAATATTTGTAAATTTTCCTGACCCTTGGGAAGAAAATGAAAAAAATAGAGTTGTTCAAGAAAGTTTCTTTAAAATATTGGACGTAATTTTGAAAAAAGGTGGAATTTTTTACTTTAAGACAGATCACGATAAATATTATCAAGATATATTAGATCTTGTAGATCAACTTGAGGGATATGAAGTTATTTATTGCACTAATGATCTTCATAACAGTGAAAAGGCAGAACAAAATATAAAGACAGAATTTGAACAGCTTTTCTTATGTAAACATAACAAAAACATAAATTATATAGAAATAGAAAAAACAAAATAA